Genomic DNA from Actinomycetes bacterium:
GCGGGGGTGACCACGAGCCCGAAGAGCAGCAGCGTCCCGACGACCTGCACCGCCATCGTGATGACGAGCGCGAGCAGCACCATGAACAAGACCCCGAGCGCCCGGACGGGCACCCCCTTCGCCTCGGCGACCTGCGGGTCGGCTGAGGCGAACAGCAGCGGACGGTACACGGCCGCCAGGACGACGACGAGCACGAGCATGAAAGCACCGAACACGACCAGCTGGTCGGGAGCGATGGCCAGCAGGTTCCCGAACAGCACGTTGGTGACCGTGTTGGCGCTGCGGGTGGCCAGCGTGCCGAAGAGGATGCCGAGGCCGGTGGCGAAGGCCAGCACCGTGCCGGTGGCGACCTCCCGCTCGGCGGCCCGCTTGCCGAGCACCCCGATGGCCAGTGCGCCACCCAGCGTGAAGACGAGCAGCCCGGCCGTGATCGGCGCCCCCACGAGGACCGCGCCGGTCGCGCCCGGGAAGCCGATGTGCGCCAGCGCGTGCGTCGCGAAGGCGCTGCCGCGGACGATGACGAAGTAGCCGATCAGCCCCGAAGCGAGCGCCACGATGCTGCCGGCGATGAACGCGTTGCGCATGAAGCCGGCCTGCAGCACGGTCAGCCAGTCCGGCTGGAAGGCGGCGAGGACGCTCATCGGTCAGCCGCCCCTGGTGAACAGGTCACCCTGCGCCGTTCGGACGACCCGCACGCGGGTCCCGTACAGGTGGGTGAGCAGCTCCTCGCTGACGACGGCGTCCACCCCGGCGTAGTGGGCGTGGCCGTCCAGCAGGTAGATCGCGCCGGTGAGCACGGACAGCAGCGGGTTGAGGTCGTGGACGACGACGAGCACGCCGATCGCTCGGGAGGCCCGCAGGTCGGCCAGCAGGGCGACGATCTCGCGCTGGTTGCGCAGGTCGAGGTTCGCCAGCGGCTCGTCGAGCACCAGCACGGCTGGGTCGCTGACCAGCGCCTGGGCGATGGCCACCCGCTGCTGCTGGCCGCCGGACAGCTCGGACATCCGCCGGTCCGAGAACTCGAAGGCGTCCACCGCGCGCAGCGCGTCGTCGACCCGGGCCCGGTCGGCCGGACTCGTCGGCCGCAGTCCCCAGCGCCGTCCGGCCAGCCCGAGCATGACCAGGTCCCGCGCCCGCAGTGCCTCCCCGTTCGCGGCCGTGTAGTTCTGCGGCACGTAGCCGATCTGCGAGCTGCCGCGCCGGGGGGTCGCCCCGAGCACCTCGAGCGACCCACTGTCCGCGGGGATGAGCCCGAGCAGCAGCTGCAGCAGGGTGGTCTTGCCCGAGCCGTTCGGCCCGATGATGGCGACCATGGCCCCCATCGGGATCTCGAAGGTGGCGTCCGACCAGATGGTGCGCCCGCCGAGGGCGACGCTCACGTCGTGCAGGTGCAGCAGCGGCCCGGCCCCGCTCACGCGGACACCCCGAGCGCCTTGGCCAGCGCTGTCAGCTGGGCGACTTGCCAGCCGACAAAGGAGGTCGCGCCGGGAGCCACCGTCTCCGTGATGGCGACGACGGGCACCGAGGCGCTGGTCGCCGCCTGCCTGATCTGGTCCGGGACCGCCCCCACCGTTTGGGTGTTGAAGATCAGCACGTCCAGCTGCCGGCTGGCGAGCAGTTGCTGGAAGGCCAGCACGTCCCCGGGGGCGGGCTCGCTGCCGTTGGTCGCCGCGTTCTGGTAGCCCTGCGGGGTCTTGTTCACCAGCCCCAGCGCCACGGCCATGTAGTCGAAGATCGACTCGGTCGCGCCGTAGGTCTTCCCGGCCGCCGCCGCTTTGATCGACGCGATCACGTCGAAGTACGGCTTCATCGACGCCTGCCAGGCCGTGTGCTGAGCCGCGAAGTAGGCACTGGCCTTGGGCGCCAGCGCCTGCAGCTCGACGGTGACGGCGTCGGCCGTCCTGGTCACGTAGTCGGGGCTGTACCACAGGTGCGGGTTGGCCCCCGAGGACACACCGACCACGTTCCCGGCATCGACCACGGCGGGCCTGGGGGAGACCGTGGCCAGCACCTGCGTGGCCCAGGTGTCGTAGCCAGCCCCGTTGACCACGACGAGCGCGGCACCGGTGAACTTGGCGAGGTCCGAGGGGCTGGGGGAGAAGTCGTGCGGGTCGACCGCCGAGCTGGCGACGATCGTCTGCACCCTCGCGCAGCTCCCGCCGAGCTGGCTCACGATGTCGCCCCACTGGTTGACGCTGACCACCACGGTGACCGGGGTGACCGGACAGTCCGACGACCCGGTGGCCGACGACGTGGACGGACCGGACGAGCACGCGGCCAGCAGCACGGGGACGGCGGCCATCAGGGCAGCCAGGCGAATCTTCACGGGACTCCCGTCATCGACCGGGTGGCAGTGTCTCACCCTGGCAGCTGAAAACGACGTTCATCCCCAAATTGTTCCGGGGCGGGTGGTTCCCGCGGTCAGCCGGCGCCGTGCAGGGCCTGCGCCAGATCGGCGATCAGGTCGTCCGGATTCTCCAGGCCGGTGGACAGCCGCAGCAGGTTCGCGGCCGGACGCGCCTCCGGGGGGACCGGGCGGTGGGTCAGCGCCGCCGGGTGCTGGATCAGCGAGTCCACCCCGCCCAGGGACACCGCATGGGTGAACAGGCGCACCCGCTCGGTCACCTGTGCGGCCTGGGCGTAGCCGCCGGCCAGCTCGAAGGCGACCATGGCACCGGGGCCGCGCAGCTGGCGGCCGACCAGCTGGTCGGGGTCGCACTCGGGCAGGCCCGGGTAGTAGACCCGCTCGACCGCCGGGTGGGAGGTCAGCCAACCGGTGAGCTTCTCCGCGCCGGACTGCTGGGCCCGGACCCGAAGCGGCAAGGTGGGCAGCCCGCGGTGCAGCAGGTAGCCGGCCAGCGGGTGCAGCAGCGCCCCGGTCACCGCGCGGACCCGGCGCAGCGCGGCGGCCCACTGGGCATCAGTGGCGACCACGCCGGCGATCACGTCGCCGTGCCCGCCGAGGTACTTGGTCGCGCTGTGCAGCACGAGCGCGGCGCCGTGGTCGACCGGGTTCTGCAGGACCGGGGTGGCGAAGGTGTTGTCCACCAGCAGCGGCCGCCCGGCCGCGGCCTGCGCCGCCGCGGCGATGTCGGTGAGCTCGAGGGTCGGGTTCGCCGGGGTCTCGAGCACGACCAGGCAGGTGTCGTCCCGCACGCAGTCGGCGATCTCGTGCGGATGGCAGAAGGTCACCTCGGTGCCCAGCAGACCGCTGCCGAACAGGTGGTCGGTGCCCCCGTACAGCGGGCGGACGGCGACCACGTGCCGGCCGCCCGACTCGGCCATGGCGGCGAGCACGACCGCGGTCATCGCGGCCATGCCCGAGGAGAACGCCACGGCCTCTTCGGTGTGCTCGAGCCGGGCCAGCCCGGACTCGAACCGAGCCACCGTGGGGTTCCACAGTCGGGCGTACACCGCGCCGCCGTCCGGGTCGGGATGGCCCCCGCCGGCCATCGACTCGTAGGAGCGCCCGCCCAGCTCGATGTCCGGCAGCGGGTTCGTGGTGGACAGGTCGATCGGCGGGGCGTGCACGCCCAGCGCGGTGAAGTCCTCCCGTCCGGCGTGGACGGCCAGTGTGTCGAGAGAAAGATGCCGCTCATCCATGACATGAGCGTGCAAGGTATTGCGCTCCCTCACAAGCAGGTGCGAGGATTCCTCGGTCGTAGGCCCACTCTCGCGTGGATCATGGAGGTGCCGATGTGGCCGCACCCACCCCGCCGAGGATTCCGCCGCCGGTCCCGGCGGTCCCGCTGGACGGCACCGACCTGGCCATCCTCAGCGCGCTGGCGTCCGACGGCCGGCTGACCAACGCCACCCTGGCCGCACAGGTCGGGGTGGCCGAGTCCACCTGCATCCACCGGGTCCGGCGGCTGCGGCAGTCCGGCGTCATCGCCGGCTTCCACGCCGAGCTCGACCTGACCATGCTCGGCTACCCGCTGCAGGCGGTGATCAAGGTCCGGCTGGGCAGCCACAACCGTGAGCACGTGCACAGCTTCCACCAGACCCTGCGCTCGATCCCGGGGGTTATCACGGCCTTCCACGTGGCCGGTGAGGACGACTACCTGCTGCACGTGGCCGTGGTCTCGCCGGAGGCGCTGCGCGACCTGGTGCTCGAGCAC
This window encodes:
- a CDS encoding metal ABC transporter permease yields the protein MSVLAAFQPDWLTVLQAGFMRNAFIAGSIVALASGLIGYFVIVRGSAFATHALAHIGFPGATGAVLVGAPITAGLLVFTLGGALAIGVLGKRAAEREVATGTVLAFATGLGILFGTLATRSANTVTNVLFGNLLAIAPDQLVVFGAFMLVLVVVLAAVYRPLLFASADPQVAEAKGVPVRALGVLFMVLLALVITMAVQVVGTLLLFGLVVTPAATAFMVTARPGAVLAVGSVVSLLSVWIGLVLSVMFNLPPSFFIISVATFAWLVTWGLTRRGRRGVSGSAGAAGAAATH
- a CDS encoding ABC transporter ATP-binding protein gives rise to the protein MSGAGPLLHLHDVSVALGGRTIWSDATFEIPMGAMVAIIGPNGSGKTTLLQLLLGLIPADSGSLEVLGATPRRGSSQIGYVPQNYTAANGEALRARDLVMLGLAGRRWGLRPTSPADRARVDDALRAVDAFEFSDRRMSELSGGQQQRVAIAQALVSDPAVLVLDEPLANLDLRNQREIVALLADLRASRAIGVLVVVHDLNPLLSVLTGAIYLLDGHAHYAGVDAVVSEELLTHLYGTRVRVVRTAQGDLFTRGG
- a CDS encoding zinc ABC transporter substrate-binding protein, whose amino-acid sequence is MAAVPVLLAACSSGPSTSSATGSSDCPVTPVTVVVSVNQWGDIVSQLGGSCARVQTIVASSAVDPHDFSPSPSDLAKFTGAALVVVNGAGYDTWATQVLATVSPRPAVVDAGNVVGVSSGANPHLWYSPDYVTRTADAVTVELQALAPKASAYFAAQHTAWQASMKPYFDVIASIKAAAAGKTYGATESIFDYMAVALGLVNKTPQGYQNAATNGSEPAPGDVLAFQQLLASRQLDVLIFNTQTVGAVPDQIRQAATSASVPVVAITETVAPGATSFVGWQVAQLTALAKALGVSA
- a CDS encoding PLP-dependent aspartate aminotransferase family protein, encoding MDERHLSLDTLAVHAGREDFTALGVHAPPIDLSTTNPLPDIELGGRSYESMAGGGHPDPDGGAVYARLWNPTVARFESGLARLEHTEEAVAFSSGMAAMTAVVLAAMAESGGRHVVAVRPLYGGTDHLFGSGLLGTEVTFCHPHEIADCVRDDTCLVVLETPANPTLELTDIAAAAQAAAGRPLLVDNTFATPVLQNPVDHGAALVLHSATKYLGGHGDVIAGVVATDAQWAAALRRVRAVTGALLHPLAGYLLHRGLPTLPLRVRAQQSGAEKLTGWLTSHPAVERVYYPGLPECDPDQLVGRQLRGPGAMVAFELAGGYAQAAQVTERVRLFTHAVSLGGVDSLIQHPAALTHRPVPPEARPAANLLRLSTGLENPDDLIADLAQALHGAG
- a CDS encoding Lrp/AsnC family transcriptional regulator produces the protein MAAPTPPRIPPPVPAVPLDGTDLAILSALASDGRLTNATLAAQVGVAESTCIHRVRRLRQSGVIAGFHAELDLTMLGYPLQAVIKVRLGSHNREHVHSFHQTLRSIPGVITAFHVAGEDDYLLHVAVVSPEALRDLVLEHVTVHPAVRHTETHLVFEVMQGRGVLRD